Proteins from a genomic interval of Xylocopa sonorina isolate GNS202 chromosome 4, iyXylSono1_principal, whole genome shotgun sequence:
- the Zip gene encoding myosin heavy chain 10 isoform X3 has product MADVDSRVDHSDPELRFLSVDRNNFNDPATQAEWTQKKLVWVPHETQGFVAAGIKGERGDEVEVEIAETGKRVLVAKDDIQKMNPPKFDKVEDMAELTCLNEASVLHNLKDRYYSGLIYTYSGLFCVVVNPYKRLPIYTEKIMERYKGIKRHEVPPHVFAITDTAYRSMLQDREDQSILCTGESGAGKTENTKKVIQYLAYVAASKPKSNATPSPALIIGELEQQLLQANPILEAFGNAKTVKNDNSSRFGKFIRINFDASGYIAGANIETYLLEKSRAIRQAKDERTFHIFYQLLAGASPDQKKEFILEDPKHYPFLSNGALPVPGVDDSAEFFSTVKSMHIMGMTNEDFSSIFRIVSAVMLFGSMQFRQERNSDQATLPDNTVAQKISHLLGLSVTEMTKAFLKPRIKVGRDFVTKAQTKEQVEFAVEAISKACYERMFRWLVNRINRSLDRTKRQGASFIGILDMAGFEIFELNSFEQLCINYTNEKLQQLFNHTMFILEQEEYQREGIEWKFIDFGLDLQPTIDLIDKPMGIMALLDEECWFPKATDKTFVEKLVGAHSVHPKFMKTDFRGVADFAIIHYAGKVDYSAAKWLMKNMDPLNENVVSLLQNSQDPFVCHIWKDAEIVGMAQQALTDTQFGARTRKGMFRTVSQLYKEQLAKLMVTLRNTNPNFVRCIIPNHEKKAGKIDAPLVLDQLRCNGVLEGIRICRQGFPNRIPFQEFRQRYELLTPNAIPKGFMDGKKACEKMIQALELDPNLYRVGQSKIFFRAGVLAHLEEERDYKITDIIVNFQAFCRGFLARRNYQKRLQQLNAIRIIQRNCAAYLKLRNWQWWRLYTKVKPLLEVTKQEEKLTQKEDELKQVRDKLESQLHSAQEYERKYQQAMEEKTMLAEQLQAEVELCAEAEEMRARLAARKQELEEILHDLEARIEEEEERSAALTQEKKKLQLNISDLEEQLEEEEAARQKLQLEKVQCDAKIKKLEEDLALSDDTNQKLLKEKKILEERANDLSQTLAEEEEKAKHLSKLKAKHEATIADLEERLLKDHQQRQEVDRSKRKIETEVSDLKEQLTERKTQVEELQLQLGKREEELNQVMAKMDEEGAAKAQAQKALRELESQLAELQEDLEAEKAARGKAEKLKRDLNEELEALKNELLDSLDTTAAQQELRSKREQELATLKKNLEEETSVHEATLADMRHKHTQELTALNEQMDALKKTKSVLEKAKATLEAENADLATELRSIGASRQESDRRRKQAEQQLAEVNAKLAEVERNRQELVERVTKLQQESESIMQQLEAAELKASAALKASATCESQFTELQQQLEEETRQKLALSSKLRALESEKESLHDQLEEEEEAKRALDKQVLGLNVQLAEAKKRAEEEGEAAAALEEARKRCMKDIEALQRQVEELQAANDKLDKSKKKVQAELEDSIIELEAQRAKVLELEKKQKNFDKVLAEEKAVSEQYAEQRDAAEREAREKETRVLSLTRELDEMNEKVEELERVRRGLQSELDELVNNQGTADKNVHELEKAKRALESQLAEQRSQVEELEDELQFTEDAKLRLEVNMQALRAQFERDLQTKEEQAEEKRRGLVKQLRDLEAELEDERKQRAAAIAQRKKMEADYKDIEQQLEMHNKVKEDALKQLKKLQAQIKDCTRETEEARAARDELAASAKETERKVKSLEADLMQLTEDYASSERARRAAENERDELQEELNNNANKCTLMLDEKRRLEARIATLEEELEEEQSNAELLMDRARKAQITIEQLTNDLTTERSTTQKLESHKLLLERQNKELKAKLTELETAQRAKTKATIQQLESKINNLDEQLETEAKERFAQQKINRKLEKKLKELSLQLEDERRNSDQYKEQAEKVNARMKVLKRQLDEAEEEISRHKAMKRKAQREMDDMLESQEELTREVANLKNKLRRRWKKNSSYPT; this is encoded by the exons ATGGCGGACGTTGACTCGAGGGTGGATCATTCAGATCCCGAATTGCGGTTCCTTTCCGTTGACAGGAATAATTTCAATGATCCTGCAACTCAAGCGGAATGGACGCAGAAAAAATTGGTTTGGGTACCCCACGAGACCCAGGGTTTCGTTGCTGCTGGGATAAAGGGTGAACGGGGTGACGAGGTTGAGGTGGAGATCGCCGAAACTGGGAAACGGGTCCTTGTCGCGAAAGATGATATCCAGAAGATGAATCCACCTAAATTCGATAAGGTCGAAGACATGGCCGAATTAACGTGCCTGAACGAAGCTTCTGTACTGCATAACCTCAAAGACAGATATTACTCGGGCCTGATTTAC ACATACTCAGGGCTGTTCTGCGTGGTGGTGAATCCATACAAGAGGCTGCCAATTTACACGGAGAAGATAATGGAGAGATATAAGGGTATTAAGAGACACGAGGTTCCACCCCATGTTTTTGCCATTACGGACACTGCATATCGTTCCATGCTCCAAG ATCGCGAGGACCAGTCAATTTTGTGCACCGGTGAATCCGGCGCCGGTAAAACTGAAAACACGAAGAAAGTGATTCAATACTTGGCGTACGTCGCTGCCTCGAAGCCGAAATCGAATGCG ACACCAAGTCCGGCTTTAATCATA GGTGAATTGGAACAGCAACTCTTGCAAGCGAATCCAATTTTGGAAGCCTTCGGGAatgcaaagacagtaaagaaCGACAACTCATCTCGATTC GGGAAATTTATCCGGATAAACTTCGACGCGTCCGGTTACATTGCCGGCGCCAATATAGAAACTTACCTTTTGGAAAAATCAAGAGCCATTCGACAAGCGAAAGACGAAAGGACCTTCCACATATTCTATCAGCTTTTGGCTGGCGCCTCTCCCGATCAAAAGA AGGAATTCATCTTGGAGGATCCGAAACACTATCCATTCCTTTCCAATGGCGCATTACCAGTTCCAGGAGTGGACGATTCAGCCGAGTTCTTCTCAACCGTAAAGTCCATGCATATCATGGGCATGACAAACGAGGACTTCTCTTCCATCTTCCGTATCGTATCTGCTGTAATGCTTTTCGGCTCGATGCAGTTCCGTCAGGAAAGAAACTCGGATCAAGCCACGTTGCCCGACAACACTGTCGCTCAGAAAATTTCACATTTATTAGGGCTTAGCGTAACGGAAATGACGAAGGCATTTTTGAAACCGAGGATCAAAGTCGGCAGAGACTTCGTAACGAAAGCACAGACGAAGGAGCAAGTTGAATTCGCGGTAGAAGCGATTTCGAAGGCCTGCTACGAGAGAATGTTCAGATGGCTTGTGAACAGAATTAATAGGTCGTTGGACAGAACGAAAAGGCAAGGCGCAAGTTTTATCGGTATCTTGGATATGGCTGGTTTTGAAATATTCGAACTGAATAGTTTCGAGCAACTTTGCATCAATTATACAAACGAGAAATTACAACAGTTATTCAATCATACCATGTTCATTTTGGAACAAGAGGAGTATCAAAGAGAAGGGATCGAGTGGAAGTTTATCGACTTTGGATTAGATTTACAACCGACTATTGATTTGATTGATAAACCAATGG GTATCATGGCGCTACTGGACGAAGAGTGTTGGTTTCCTAAAGCAACAGATAAAACATTCGTTGAAAAACTAGTAGGTGCCCACAGCGTGCACCCGAAATTCATGAAAACAGACTTCAGAGGTGTCGCAGACTTTGCTATTATACATTACGCTGGAAAAGTTGATTATTCAGCGGCTAAGTGGTTAATGAAGAATATGGATCCTCTGAACGAAAATGTCGTTAGTCTCCTGCAAAATTCACAAGATCCCTTCGTTTGTCATATTTGGAAAGACGCGGAAATTGTTGGAATGGCTCAACAGGCGTTGACCGACACGCAATTTGGCGCGAGAACAAGAAAAGGCATGTTTAGGACGGTTTCTCAATTATACAAGGAACAATTGGCGAAATTAATGGTCACTCTTAGAAATACTAATCCGAATTTCGTAAGATGTATCATTCCGAATCACGAGAAGAAAGCTGGAAAAATCGATGCCCCGTTGGTATTGGACCAACTAAGATGTAACGGAGTTCTAGAAGGAATTCGAATTTGTCGTCAAGGTTTTCCGAATAGAATTCCATTCCAAGAGTTTAGGCAAAGATATGAACTTTTGACACCGAATGCTATTCCCAAGGGGTTCATGGACGGTAAAAAAGCTTGCGAGAAGATG ATTCAAGCTCTTGAACTTGATCCCAATCTTTATCGCGTTGGACAATCAAAGATTTTCTTCCGTGCTGGAGTCTTGGCCCACCTTGAAGAGGAACGTGATTATAAAATTACCGATATAATTGTTAACTTCCAAGCGTTCTGTCGTGGTTTCCTTGCACGTAGGAACTACCAAAAGCGTTTGCAACAGTTAAATGCTATTAGAATCATACAGAGAAATTGTGCGGCCTATTTGAAGCTTCGAAATTGGCAATGGTGGCGTCTGTATACTAAGGTAAAACCGCTTCTAGAAGTAACTAAACAAGAGGAGAAATTAACGCAAAAAGAAGACGAATTGAAGCAAGTGCGGGACAAGTTGGAGTCACAATTACATTCTGCGCAAGAATACGAACGGAAATATCAACAGGCTATGGAAGAGAAAACTATGCTGGCGGAGCAATTGCAGGCCGAAGTTGAATTATGCGCGGAAGCGGAGGAAATGCGTGCAAGGTTAGCCGCGAGGAAGCAAGAATTGGAAGAGATTCTTCACGATTTGGAGGCAAGGatcgaagaagaggaagaaagaagcgCTGCGTTAACTCAAGAGAAAAAGAAGTTACAACTGAATATAAGCGACCTCGAAGAGCAATTGGAGGAGGAGGAAGCTGCTAGACAAAAATTGCAGTTGGAGAAAGTACAGTGCGACGCGAAAATTAAAAAGCTCGAGGAAGATCTCGCGCTTTCTGACGATACGAATCAGAAATTATTGAAGGAGAAGAAAATCCTTGAAGAAAGAGCGAATGATTTATCGCAGACACTTGCCGAGGAAGAAGAGAAGGCCAAGCATTTATCGAAATTAAAAGCAAAACACGAGGCAACGATTGCAGATCTTGAGGAAAGATTGTTAAAAGATCACCAGCAGAGGCAAGAAGTAGACAGGTCAAAGAGGAAAATAGAAACTGAGGTTTCGGATTTGAAAGAACAACTTACAGAGAGAAAGACACAG GTGGAAGAACTTCAACTGCAACTTGGCAAACGCGAGGAAGAACTAAATCAAGTAATGGCAAAAATGGATGAAGAGGGGGCAGCGAAGGCTCAAGCTCAAAAGGCTCTCCGTGAATTGGAGTCTCAACTAGCTGAACTTCAGGAAGATTTAGAAGCTGAGAAAGCTGCCAGAGGAAAAGCAGAAAAATTGAAACGTGATCTGAATGAGGAATTGGAGGCGCTGAAGAACGAATTGTTAGATTCTTTAGATACAACTGCCGCGCAACAGGAATTGAGAAGCAAACGAGAACAGGAATTGGCAACGTTGAAAAAGAACCTGGAAGAAGAGACATCGGTGCACGAAGCAACATTGGCCGACATGCGCCACAAGCATACTCAGGAATTGACCGCTTTGAACGAACAGATGGATGCATTGAAGAAAACTAAATCTGTTTTAGAGAAGGCAAAGGCAACTTTGGAGGCGGAAAATGCCGATCTGGCTACGGAACTTAGGTCTATCGGTGCCAGCAGACAAGAATCGGATAGAAGAAGGAAACAGGCTGAACAGCAATTAGCTGAAGTAAACGCAAAGCTCGCAGAAGTCGAAAGGAACAGACAGGAATTGGTAGAACGAGTAACAAAATTACAGCAAGAATCGGAGAGTATCATGCAACAATTAGAAGCTGCAGAGTTGAAAGCATCCGCAGCCTTGAAAGCTTCAGCAACTTGCGAATCTCAGTTTACAGAACTTCAGCAACAACTTGAAGAAGAAACTAGGCAAAAGTTAGCACTGAGTTCGAAATTGCGGGCGCTAGAAAGTGAAAAGGAGAGTTTACACGATCAAttagaagaggaggaagaagcaAAGAGAGCTTTAGATAAACAG GTTCTAGGCTTAAATGTACAACTGGCTGAAGCGAAAAAGAGAGCCGAGGAAGAAGGTGAAGCTGCTGCGGCATTAGAAGAGGCGAGAAAGAGGTGCATGAAAGATATCGAAGCACTTCAAAGACAAGTTGAAGAACTGCAAGCTGCTAACGATAAACTAGATAAGTCGAAAAAGAAAGTTCAAGCTGAATTAGAAGATAGTATTATCGAGCTTGAAGCGCAACGAGCAAAGGTGCTGGAATTGGAGAAAAAACAGAAGAATTTCGACAAG GTGCTGGCCGAGGAGAAAGCAGTTTCCGAGCAATATGCAGAGCAACGCGATGCCGCTGAAAGAGAGGCCCGAGAGAAAGAAACTCGTGTATTATCCTTAACTCGTGAACTGGACGAAATGAACGAGAAAGTCGAAGAACTCGAGCGAGTGCGCCGTGGTCTCCAATCGGAGCTCGACGAGCTTGTAAATAATCAAGGAACAGCGGATAAGAATGTGCACGAACTTGAAAAGGCGAAACGCGCGCTCGAGTCCCAGTTAGCGGAACAACGTTCTCAGGTAGAAGAACTCGAGGATGAGTTACAGTTCACAGAggatgcgaaattgcgtttaGAGGTGAACATGCAAGCTCTAAGGGCTCAGTTCGAACGAGATTTACAAACCAAAGAAGAACAGGCTGAGGAGAAACGAAGGGGATTGGTGAAGCAATTACGCGACCTCGAAGCGGAATTAGAAGATGAACGGAAACAAAGGGCTGCAGCTATTGCGCAACGTAAAAAGATGGAGGCGGATTACAAAGACATCGAGCAGCAATTGGAAATGCACAATAAGGTGAAAGAGGACGCCCTCAAGCAATTGAAGAAGCTTCAAGCCCAGATAAAGGATTGTACCAGAGAAACCGAGGAAGCCAGAGCTGCCAGGGATGAACTTGCCGCGAGCGCTAAAGAAACTGAGAGGAAGGTGAAAAGCTTGGAAGCGGATTTAATGCAGTTAACGGAGGACTATGCTAGTAGTGAACGAGCTAGACGAGCTGCTGAGAACGAAAGAGACGAATTACAAGAGGAGCTGAACAATAACGCTAATAAGTGTACACTGATGCTGGACGAGAAACGTAGACTGGAAGCTAGAATAGCAACGTTAGAAGAAGAATTGGAAGAGGAACAGTCGAACGCGGAGTTGTTAATGGACAGAGCGAGAAAGGCTCAGATAACTATCGAACAGTTGACAAACGATTTAACAACCGAAAGATCAACGACACAGAAATTGGAGTCGCACAAACTGTTATTGGAGAGACAGAACAAGGAGCTGAAGGCGAAACTTACTGAATTAGAAACAGCTCAAAGGGCGAAGACCAAAGCTACCATTCAGCAATTGGAATCGAAGATAAATAATCTTGATGAACAATTGGAAACCGAGGCGAAGGAGAGATTTGCACAGCAGAAGATCAACAGGAAATTGGAGAAAAAACTAAAGGAGCTGAGCCTGCAATTGGAAGACGAGAGGAGAAACTCGGACCAATACAAAGAACAAGCCGAGAAAGTAAACGCAAGAATGAAGGTTTTGAAGAGACAGCTCGACGAAGCCGAAGAAGAGATTAGTAGGCATAAGGCGATGAAGAGGAAAGCACAGAGGGAAATGGATGATATGCTCGAATCTCAAGAAGAACTGACCAGGGAGGTTGCAAATCTTAAAAATAAATTAAG gCGTCGGTGGAAAAAGAATAGTTCATACCCCACGTGA